A window from Borrelia sp. P9F1 encodes these proteins:
- a CDS encoding chemotaxis protein CheW, with the protein MFGREKVRERKSQLQIACFKIGRESYGITIDHIREVIKVPLDSIYAIPNVPEYITGIYNLRGDIIPLINLNIRFNIPSICQTEEDKILTGYLIVNIKGKLLGIFVDKVLKVISFDASRVQEPPATLQTLDRKYISGVVKVDSEENFESEYLVLIDIEQIFDKVEFEGIPYKESNGR; encoded by the coding sequence ATGTTTGGAAGAGAAAAGGTTAGAGAGAGAAAATCTCAGTTACAGATTGCATGTTTTAAGATAGGAAGAGAAAGCTATGGGATTACAATAGATCATATTAGGGAAGTGATTAAGGTGCCTCTGGATAGCATATATGCGATACCTAATGTTCCTGAATACATCACAGGTATTTACAATCTTAGAGGGGATATTATTCCTTTAATAAATTTAAATATTAGGTTTAACATTCCTTCTATTTGTCAAACAGAGGAAGATAAAATTTTAACGGGTTACTTAATAGTAAATATTAAGGGAAAGCTTTTAGGCATATTTGTGGATAAGGTATTAAAAGTGATTAGTTTTGATGCATCTAGAGTGCAAGAACCTCCTGCTACTTTGCAGACTTTGGATAGAAAGTATATATCTGGTGTTGTTAAAGTCGATAGTGAGGAAAATTTTGAAAGTGAGTATTTAGTATTAATTGATATTGAGCAAATATTTGACAAGGTTGAGTTTGAGGGGATTCCATACAAGGAAAGTAATGGAAGATAG
- a CDS encoding BMP family ABC transporter substrate-binding protein produces the protein MNRFPLLRIFWVFTSLICLFLFVYINFFKVRALKISTGKRLALFVPGVIGGAPSYREMYDFLVEFQKSRKDIEVKIFEAGFNQGEWTELLEKLLKHQEYDFLITANNSMQGIVDKISKNHPRTKFLIFDSLVKNNNPQVYSLSYNVAEEAYILGYYVGLFLKNFDLSSKNVALITGQEYPVMNDYIFPYFKNGVKEVLDSEVFFRTLGNWYDSNKAKALSDSLILNSKVSVVLPIVGMAVGGVLASVREHNVFAVLFDSEDYLNNKDNVIGSGITNHRFYIEKVLDKALRGDIKYGIYEVLGLREMGVSFNFLNKFYLESISLEIKKKLEDKIKAMSDVGIKIDLE, from the coding sequence GTGAATAGGTTTCCATTGCTTAGAATTTTTTGGGTTTTTACTTCTTTAATTTGCTTGTTTCTGTTTGTATATATTAATTTTTTTAAAGTTAGAGCGCTTAAAATTTCAACAGGGAAAAGGCTTGCGTTATTTGTTCCGGGGGTTATTGGTGGTGCTCCTTCCTACAGAGAAATGTATGATTTTTTGGTTGAATTTCAAAAGAGTAGAAAAGACATTGAGGTTAAGATATTTGAGGCTGGGTTTAATCAGGGTGAATGGACAGAATTGCTTGAAAAGCTATTAAAGCATCAAGAATATGATTTTTTAATAACAGCGAATAATTCAATGCAGGGAATTGTTGATAAGATTTCAAAAAATCATCCTCGTACTAAATTCTTAATTTTCGATTCTTTGGTGAAAAATAATAATCCTCAAGTGTATTCCTTGTCTTATAATGTCGCAGAGGAAGCTTATATTTTGGGTTATTATGTGGGTCTATTTTTAAAAAATTTTGATTTGTCTAGCAAAAATGTAGCCTTGATTACTGGGCAAGAATATCCTGTTATGAACGATTATATTTTTCCTTATTTTAAAAACGGAGTTAAAGAAGTTTTAGATTCAGAAGTTTTCTTTAGAACTTTAGGAAACTGGTACGACAGTAATAAGGCAAAGGCCTTATCAGATTCCTTAATCTTAAATTCAAAAGTTTCTGTAGTCCTTCCTATTGTGGGAATGGCTGTTGGTGGAGTGCTTGCATCAGTACGTGAGCACAATGTTTTTGCAGTTCTCTTTGATAGTGAAGATTATTTGAATAATAAAGACAATGTTATTGGATCAGGCATTACAAATCATAGATTTTATATAGAAAAAGTGTTAGATAAAGCTTTAAGAGGAGATATTAAATACGGCATTTATGAGGTACTTGGACTTAGGGAGATGGGAGTTTCATTTAATTTTTTAAATAAATTTTATTTAGAAAGTATTAGTCTTGAGATTAAGAAAAAACTTGAAGATAAAATAAAAGCGATGAGCGATGTTGGGATAAAGATAGATTTAGAATGA
- a CDS encoding ABC transporter permease — protein sequence MLVIFIHSLIFAYLALGVLYTEKIGLLNISIEGISFLSAFLTSLLIYLGYGIFISIVMSLLVSFIFGGFLSFLTVKGYDIFISGIGVNILCYFLVSFLMRFNFDFMPGFSLDLSNNFAISIFVLFFFVFLGFSIYIINCSRVRVVFEFIRSGDYENVLGERTSNYFKSFAILISAISASVSGSFLAISLNVYSHNLGLNNGWLSVCILYISFSSPWLVFPVAFFMVFIEYNFFNFQDYVNSYFALALPFYMAILINILISPFRKNKKF from the coding sequence ATGCTTGTTATTTTTATACATTCTCTAATATTCGCATATTTAGCACTTGGGGTGCTTTATACGGAAAAAATAGGTCTTTTAAATATATCTATTGAAGGAATTTCTTTTTTGTCTGCTTTCTTAACATCTCTTCTTATTTATTTGGGGTATGGAATTTTTATTTCAATTGTTATGTCGCTTCTCGTTAGTTTTATTTTTGGTGGGTTTTTGTCCTTTCTTACGGTAAAGGGCTACGACATTTTCATATCAGGCATAGGAGTGAACATATTATGTTATTTTTTAGTCAGTTTTTTGATGAGGTTTAATTTTGATTTTATGCCAGGGTTTAGTTTGGATCTATCAAATAATTTTGCTATTTCTATTTTTGTTTTATTTTTTTTCGTCTTTTTAGGCTTCAGCATTTATATAATAAATTGTTCAAGAGTTAGGGTAGTTTTTGAGTTTATACGCTCAGGAGATTATGAGAATGTATTAGGTGAGCGAACTAGTAATTACTTTAAGTCTTTTGCTATCTTAATATCTGCGATTTCAGCAAGTGTGTCAGGCTCATTTCTTGCTATAAGTCTTAATGTTTATTCTCATAATTTAGGGTTAAATAATGGTTGGCTTTCCGTTTGTATATTATATATTTCGTTTTCGAGTCCTTGGCTTGTTTTTCCAGTTGCATTTTTTATGGTGTTTATTGAGTATAATTTCTTTAATTTTCAGGATTATGTAAATTCTTATTTTGCTCTTGCTTTGCCATTTTACATGGCCATATTAATTAACATATTGATTTCTCCTTTTAGGAAAAATAAGAAATTTTAG
- a CDS encoding DNA repair protein RecN, translating into MLVELFIRNFVLVKEVSIGLRKGLVVFTGESGSGKSLLLSSIYYLFGGKLKDNVIMDKERECVLLAKFMANRGARDYLSSKGILVDDFISIKRVIMAKSSDTFLSNYYINNEPISSVVLKPVFDMLIEIHSQNQQYLILRNPSNNLKILDNYANLNVSLEEYKLVYEDYVKFSNDYDNFISEEKSHKESKEECERILKDIDSLDPEVGEEERLKSRLDELRNHESLCSTLLNLKNVLTLSEDASALSEVKRVICDSEHLSEMNSSYLELEKRLKNAYYELEDIGQVYSRLLLDMAYDEREVEEIESRLYDIFRFKKKYGPNIEDIIELRERCSAVVNSSLNFETERLYREQRLNDLLVLTEKLAGNISEARKKAALSFSSGVTAILHRLSMGNAKFFASISERKMGLTGIDELEFSISSNLGVKAQPIYKIASGGELSRIMLAIKSVQNISEDRLVIFDEIDSGIGGEAGVSLGRYLKNLSGNVQIFVVTHLANIASLADYHVLIKKEFNKGVTCVNATMLKGNDRVLEVARMLSGDINDSSIKHAEVLLKNSSQV; encoded by the coding sequence ATGTTGGTTGAGCTTTTTATAAGAAATTTTGTTTTAGTTAAAGAAGTGTCTATTGGTCTTAGAAAGGGATTGGTAGTATTTACGGGTGAATCTGGTAGCGGGAAGAGCCTACTGTTGTCTTCAATTTATTATTTGTTTGGTGGGAAGCTTAAAGATAACGTCATTATGGATAAAGAGAGAGAGTGTGTTTTGCTTGCTAAATTTATGGCAAATAGAGGAGCTAGGGATTATTTATCTTCTAAAGGCATACTAGTAGACGATTTTATTAGCATAAAGAGGGTAATTATGGCTAAGTCTTCAGACACCTTTTTGAGTAATTACTATATTAACAACGAGCCTATTTCTAGTGTAGTCTTAAAACCAGTTTTTGATATGCTGATTGAGATCCATTCTCAAAATCAACAATATTTAATTTTGAGAAATCCATCAAATAATTTAAAGATTTTAGATAATTATGCTAATTTGAACGTTTCTTTGGAAGAATATAAATTAGTTTACGAGGATTACGTTAAGTTTTCAAATGATTATGATAATTTTATTTCGGAAGAAAAATCACATAAAGAAAGTAAAGAAGAATGTGAAAGGATACTTAAGGATATAGATTCTTTAGATCCTGAAGTAGGAGAGGAGGAGAGGTTAAAGTCCAGATTAGATGAGCTTCGCAATCATGAATCTTTATGCAGTACGCTGTTAAACTTAAAGAATGTCTTAACTTTGAGCGAAGATGCCTCTGCTTTAAGTGAGGTAAAAAGGGTAATTTGTGATTCCGAGCATCTGTCTGAGATGAATAGTTCTTATCTTGAGCTTGAAAAGCGTCTTAAGAACGCTTATTATGAACTTGAGGATATTGGGCAAGTTTATAGCCGGCTTCTGCTCGATATGGCCTATGATGAGCGAGAGGTTGAGGAAATAGAGAGTAGGTTGTATGACATTTTTCGCTTCAAGAAAAAGTATGGACCAAATATTGAAGATATTATAGAATTGAGGGAGAGATGTAGTGCTGTTGTTAATTCGTCGCTTAATTTCGAAACTGAAAGGCTATATAGGGAGCAAAGACTAAATGACTTGTTAGTCCTAACGGAGAAGTTGGCAGGTAATATTTCAGAAGCTAGGAAAAAGGCTGCTTTGAGCTTTTCTTCTGGAGTAACAGCAATATTACACAGGCTTAGTATGGGTAATGCAAAATTTTTTGCTTCAATATCAGAAAGGAAAATGGGCTTGACGGGTATTGATGAGTTGGAATTTTCGATTTCTAGTAATCTTGGGGTAAAAGCGCAACCAATTTATAAAATTGCTTCTGGAGGAGAACTTTCAAGGATAATGTTGGCCATTAAGAGTGTACAAAATATTAGTGAAGATAGGCTTGTAATATTTGATGAGATTGATTCTGGGATAGGGGGGGAGGCTGGTGTTAGTTTGGGTAGGTATTTAAAAAATTTATCAGGGAATGTTCAAATATTTGTTGTAACTCATCTTGCCAATATTGCAAGTCTTGCAGATTATCACGTTTTAATAAAAAAGGAATTCAATAAAGGTGTTACTTGCGTTAACGCTACTATGTTGAAGGGGAATGATCGAGTTTTAGAGGTCGCTAGGATGCTTAGCGGGGATATTAATGACAGTAGCATTAAACACGCAGAGGTCCTTTTGAAAAATAGTAGTCAAGTATGA
- a CDS encoding RlmE family RNA methyltransferase, translating to MYDVNDEYSRRARKEGYLARSVYKLVEIDKRFSLFSSGNILDIGASPGSFSQYAYGKLREGMLVAVDLDEMSLNFGSNFCFIKGDVYLGSVVQRIKSFAPYSLVLSDVAPRTTGNRLVDTSNSFNLNSRVVELASEILARGGSLLIKVFQGGEEDQIFFVLKRYFRIVRKIRPKAVRKNSFEIYFLSKGFMC from the coding sequence ATGTATGATGTTAATGATGAGTATTCTAGGAGGGCTAGGAAAGAGGGGTACCTTGCTAGGTCTGTTTATAAGTTGGTAGAAATTGACAAGAGGTTTTCTTTGTTTTCTTCTGGTAACATATTGGATATTGGGGCATCTCCTGGCAGTTTTTCTCAGTATGCCTACGGTAAGCTGAGAGAGGGGATGCTTGTTGCTGTTGATCTTGATGAAATGAGTCTTAATTTTGGCAGTAATTTTTGTTTTATAAAGGGTGATGTGTATCTTGGTAGTGTTGTGCAAAGAATTAAATCTTTTGCTCCTTACAGTCTGGTTTTGAGTGATGTAGCTCCTAGGACCACCGGTAACAGGTTAGTTGACACGAGTAATTCTTTTAATCTGAATAGTAGAGTGGTAGAACTAGCTTCTGAGATCTTAGCTAGGGGCGGGAGTTTATTAATTAAGGTTTTTCAGGGAGGAGAAGAGGATCAGATTTTTTTTGTGCTTAAGAGATATTTCAGAATTGTTAGGAAGATTAGGCCTAAAGCTGTGAGGAAAAATTCATTTGAAATTTATTTTTTATCTAAGGGCTTCATGTGTTAG
- a CDS encoding polyprenyl synthetase family protein, which translates to MILKTVLYKEEEDLTIHLIYGIDSSINTTNIIYFLPVGLIRNSNSKESQKLLICENFLTTPAVLHLEHGSDIELNKATHILSIKEHIPLLGLKTSSLFGMAGFLTGILTNNENKSKNPHNTFLRFGTYLEIMNDIRNIKNEIEDKNSGDNLINECQDIILEILNKIKEENL; encoded by the coding sequence ATGATATTAAAGACGGTACTTTACAAAGAAGAGGAGGATCTGACTATTCACTTAATTTATGGAATAGACTCCAGTATTAATACTACAAATATAATTTATTTCCTGCCGGTGGGTTTAATAAGGAACTCCAATTCAAAAGAAAGTCAAAAATTATTAATTTGCGAAAATTTTCTCACAACTCCTGCAGTTCTTCACCTGGAGCACGGAAGCGACATTGAACTTAACAAAGCAACACACATCCTGAGCATTAAGGAGCATATCCCTTTGTTGGGCCTTAAGACAAGCTCTCTTTTTGGAATGGCCGGATTTTTAACTGGAATACTTACAAATAACGAAAATAAATCTAAAAATCCTCACAATACCTTCTTAAGGTTTGGAACCTATCTTGAAATAATGAATGATATCCGAAATATCAAAAATGAAATTGAGGATAAAAATTCTGGGGACAATTTAATCAACGAATGCCAAGACATAATACTAGAAATTTTAAACAAAATAAAAGAGGAAAACCTATGA
- a CDS encoding tetratricopeptide repeat protein, whose translation MKKFRIILILAFINIVIPIYAEISAEDMGGDKIDELYKESVLLKNLKKYDKSKLLLMEIINKDPKQVDAYLLLSELEYLMGNWLEAIKQTKTYLEIIDFADTSNYLDISWAYFLIGESSNSMAYITDFMQKNQNLLNTNTYILIDAILKKGLYHFIEDEDSIFDLIINTIFQIETHDDMLYTLFLHNLDIVKQLPFYLFNKIKIKRLELQMRTLKQIKNSTNGMTKISYFS comes from the coding sequence ATGAAAAAATTTAGAATAATTCTAATTTTAGCCTTTATAAATATCGTTATTCCCATTTACGCAGAAATATCTGCAGAAGATATGGGAGGAGATAAAATTGATGAGCTTTACAAAGAATCAGTTTTATTAAAAAATTTAAAAAAATATGACAAATCTAAACTATTATTGATGGAAATTATAAACAAGGATCCTAAACAAGTTGATGCGTACTTATTACTCTCGGAACTAGAATATCTGATGGGAAATTGGCTAGAAGCAATTAAACAAACAAAAACTTATCTAGAGATAATTGATTTCGCGGATACATCAAATTATCTTGACATTTCATGGGCGTATTTTCTCATCGGAGAGTCTAGCAATTCAATGGCTTATATAACAGATTTTATGCAAAAAAACCAAAATTTACTAAACACTAACACATACATACTCATTGACGCCATATTAAAAAAAGGTCTTTATCATTTCATTGAAGATGAAGACTCAATATTTGATCTAATCATTAACACTATTTTTCAAATAGAAACACATGACGATATGTTATATACACTCTTTCTACATAACCTAGATATTGTAAAGCAGTTACCCTTTTATCTCTTTAATAAAATCAAAATAAAAAGGTTAGAACTACAAATGAGAACCCTAAAGCAAATTAAAAATTCAACAAATGGTATGACTAAAATTTCTTATTTTTCCTAA
- a CDS encoding ABC transporter permease yields MRSFKKEYVFLVFSFSALIISYFFDGFFSLSYIKAIFWNFILLLLIATGISTCARSNSLNLGHEGQVYLGAYLSYVFCELFGLTYFNFVLIMVLSSSLVGLIGIIPFFLTFFFGVNEMLTGLLMSYGNQRLVDGFISKLLGLNEFLNHTKSVDQIFTLDTSLPYLILFGVSVWGFYVLIHKRTILGLKLEILSDRKMLGKFFSVNEFKYKFCTVFASAFLNGLVGTMFVIFFKNYLFLGLTAGLGWSGFIVAVISGFNYIYVLFFSLFFAMLNEFNNYLKIHYSFKYDFIGLYQAISIFFSLFLINSGKK; encoded by the coding sequence ATGAGATCGTTTAAGAAGGAATATGTGTTCTTGGTTTTTTCATTTAGTGCATTGATTATTAGTTATTTTTTTGATGGGTTTTTTAGTCTGTCTTATATCAAGGCAATATTTTGGAATTTTATATTGCTTCTATTGATTGCAACAGGGATTTCTACTTGTGCTAGAAGTAATAGTTTGAATCTCGGACATGAGGGGCAAGTCTATTTGGGTGCTTATTTATCTTACGTGTTTTGTGAATTGTTTGGGCTTACGTATTTTAATTTTGTGTTAATAATGGTATTAAGCTCGTCTTTGGTTGGTCTTATAGGGATTATTCCTTTTTTTTTAACATTCTTTTTCGGCGTAAATGAGATGCTTACGGGTCTTCTGATGTCTTATGGGAATCAAAGATTGGTAGATGGATTTATATCAAAGCTTTTAGGTCTAAATGAATTTTTAAATCATACAAAGAGTGTCGATCAAATATTTACTCTCGATACTTCTTTGCCATATTTAATTTTGTTTGGGGTTTCGGTCTGGGGATTTTATGTATTGATACACAAGCGAACTATTTTAGGATTAAAGCTTGAAATATTGAGTGATAGGAAGATGTTGGGTAAGTTTTTTAGTGTTAATGAGTTTAAGTATAAATTTTGTACGGTATTTGCTAGTGCTTTTCTTAATGGACTTGTAGGTACAATGTTTGTTATATTTTTTAAAAATTATTTATTTTTAGGGTTAACTGCGGGACTCGGTTGGAGTGGATTTATTGTGGCAGTAATTTCGGGGTTTAACTATATTTATGTGCTGTTCTTCAGCCTATTTTTTGCAATGCTGAATGAGTTTAATAATTATCTTAAGATACATTATTCTTTTAAGTACGATTTTATTGGATTGTATCAGGCTATATCTATTTTTTTCTCATTATTTTTAATTAATTCGGGTAAAAAATAA
- a CDS encoding 5-formyltetrahydrofolate cyclo-ligase translates to MNKDLLKQEIRDRMITLLKSYETDTRVKFSEDISLNLLEFIKSVNICQVLSYYPMQFEVQIHGLLNSLLSLNFKVFLPKILGMHTMGFFRYFGDSSVKLGKFNLLEPISCIEFNSNKYSVVLVPGLAFSSKTGHRVGRGGGFYDIFLKRGFFLKVGVCFDFQIFNFVPFCADDVRLDAVICEERVFHFCE, encoded by the coding sequence ATGAATAAGGATTTGTTAAAACAAGAAATTAGAGACAGAATGATAACTTTGTTAAAAAGTTATGAAACGGACACAAGAGTCAAGTTTAGTGAGGATATTTCCCTAAATTTGTTAGAATTTATTAAAAGCGTAAATATTTGTCAGGTTTTGTCTTACTATCCTATGCAGTTTGAGGTTCAAATACACGGATTGTTAAACTCTTTATTGAGTTTAAACTTTAAAGTTTTTTTGCCAAAAATTTTAGGTATGCATACCATGGGGTTTTTTAGATATTTTGGAGACTCCTCCGTTAAGCTAGGCAAGTTTAATTTGTTAGAGCCTATTTCTTGTATTGAGTTTAACAGTAATAAGTATTCTGTTGTATTAGTTCCAGGCCTTGCATTTTCAAGTAAAACAGGACATAGAGTTGGACGCGGTGGAGGATTTTATGATATCTTTCTAAAAAGAGGCTTCTTTTTAAAAGTTGGCGTTTGCTTTGATTTTCAGATTTTTAATTTTGTGCCTTTTTGTGCTGATGATGTCAGGCTAGACGCTGTGATTTGCGAGGAAAGGGTGTTTCATTTTTGTGAATAG
- a CDS encoding ATP-binding cassette domain-containing protein, whose product MIEFKNIVKSFPDIEMPILDSVNLKIEEAKILTVIGGNGEGKSTLSKIIAGVVRFDSGDVFVDNRVQKNWNVDEAKRNGVYLVSQIPKLNMNLRVWEYLNIYWFDSKFFILMNKSRTYRYYKWIRQFYNIDFDLDKRIRDLNIKEVYLLLIISSLKSNAKVIIFDESVAYFSQKEAKEFIKLLGLLKKTGITSLFITHREIGSAVDFSDEFIILKDGKCFRTTNKETILNKLEMVVDKFVFTKVNCDRSDEDFIKFNLFFEDFWKYDVSFSLKKRGVFGIIAEEAAIKTWEKLFLGEIPFVGCVKMNGERYEDINVYDLKAGFLPLGIANLFSDNSTILDGFLAKIMSFDNELFVKEAAIKKLKEFFRKDMEYCDDKIVKTFYSKSFSFSGGTLKKLALFREQYITKSVLICFSPLSNLDYRAYNEVTIFIRNFAKRKPVLLITPNLDELLLLSDDVLAIKAGEVLLRKPRDRINKAHLKELLFI is encoded by the coding sequence ATGATAGAGTTTAAAAACATAGTGAAGTCATTCCCAGATATCGAGATGCCTATTCTAGATAGTGTTAATTTAAAGATTGAAGAAGCTAAAATTTTGACTGTTATTGGTGGAAATGGAGAGGGGAAAAGCACTTTGTCTAAAATTATAGCTGGGGTTGTGCGTTTTGATAGTGGGGATGTGTTTGTAGATAATAGAGTACAGAAGAATTGGAATGTGGATGAGGCAAAGCGTAATGGTGTTTATCTTGTGTCTCAGATACCTAAACTTAATATGAATTTAAGAGTATGGGAATATCTTAACATTTACTGGTTTGATTCTAAATTTTTTATTTTAATGAATAAATCTAGGACCTATAGATATTATAAGTGGATTAGACAGTTTTATAATATTGATTTTGATCTGGACAAGAGAATACGAGATTTAAATATCAAAGAGGTATATCTTTTGCTTATCATTTCCTCTCTTAAGAGCAATGCAAAAGTTATTATTTTTGATGAAAGTGTAGCTTATTTCTCTCAAAAAGAGGCCAAGGAGTTTATTAAACTCCTTGGCCTTCTTAAGAAGACGGGCATCACTTCTCTTTTTATCACGCATAGAGAAATTGGGAGTGCCGTAGATTTTAGCGATGAATTTATTATTTTAAAAGATGGAAAATGCTTTAGGACGACAAACAAGGAGACGATACTTAACAAACTTGAGATGGTAGTGGATAAATTTGTTTTTACAAAGGTTAATTGTGATAGATCAGATGAAGATTTTATAAAATTTAATTTATTTTTTGAAGATTTTTGGAAGTATGATGTTAGTTTTTCTTTAAAAAAAAGAGGAGTTTTTGGAATTATTGCAGAAGAAGCAGCGATAAAAACGTGGGAGAAGTTATTTTTAGGAGAAATTCCATTTGTGGGATGTGTAAAAATGAACGGTGAGAGGTATGAAGATATTAATGTTTACGACTTAAAGGCGGGATTTTTACCTTTAGGTATTGCTAATTTATTTTCTGATAATAGTACTATTTTGGATGGGTTCTTGGCCAAAATAATGAGTTTTGATAATGAACTCTTTGTTAAGGAAGCCGCTATTAAAAAGCTTAAGGAATTTTTTAGGAAAGATATGGAATATTGCGATGATAAGATAGTTAAGACCTTTTATTCCAAATCTTTTTCATTTTCTGGGGGGACTTTGAAAAAACTTGCCCTTTTTAGAGAACAGTACATTACAAAGAGTGTTTTGATTTGTTTTTCACCTCTTAGCAACCTAGATTATAGGGCATATAATGAGGTAACTATTTTTATTCGTAATTTTGCCAAGCGAAAACCCGTACTATTAATTACTCCTAATTTAGATGAGTTACTTCTTCTATCCGATGATGTTTTAGCTATTAAGGCTGGAGAGGTTTTATTGAGAAAGCCAAGGGATCGTATTAATAAAGCACACTTAAAGGAGCTGCTATTCATATGA
- a CDS encoding NAD(+)/NADH kinase produces MEDRVLIYINYSNLHAEFLGCEIQKYLKDKYGVLGLLMGAGKSLELSESGGLIFAITLGGDGTVLLASSLLLESDIDVPIISINLGKVGFLADIKPKDFKEVVDKFFDHSLVIHEKYLLSVTAYRGGRAVLTKYALNDVIIRSSILNKLICVDLKVNSEDFLSYRSDGVIFATPTGSTGYSFSAGGSVLESDLKAFILTPISPHSVYNRSFVFSIGSQVTLSFQKKCTLKPISIFVDGVNLGKFDVDTVFEVSLANKSLRFASFCTDTFVKRLKNKLL; encoded by the coding sequence ATGGAAGATAGGGTTTTAATTTATATTAATTACTCAAATTTGCATGCTGAGTTTCTTGGTTGTGAAATACAAAAATATTTAAAAGATAAGTACGGTGTTTTAGGTTTGTTGATGGGAGCTGGTAAGTCTTTGGAGTTATCGGAAAGCGGTGGTTTGATTTTTGCAATAACCCTAGGGGGGGATGGCACGGTTTTATTGGCCAGCAGTTTATTGTTAGAAAGTGATATTGATGTTCCAATAATTTCAATCAATCTGGGCAAGGTAGGGTTTTTAGCAGACATAAAACCCAAAGACTTTAAGGAAGTAGTAGATAAATTTTTCGATCATTCTTTAGTTATTCATGAAAAATATTTGCTTAGTGTGACTGCTTATAGGGGTGGGCGCGCTGTACTTACTAAGTATGCTTTAAATGATGTAATTATTCGTTCAAGTATTCTTAATAAGTTAATTTGTGTAGATCTTAAGGTTAATTCAGAAGATTTTCTTTCATATAGAAGTGATGGGGTAATATTTGCGACCCCCACGGGGTCGACCGGATATTCTTTCTCTGCAGGGGGCTCTGTTTTAGAATCAGATCTTAAAGCCTTCATTTTAACTCCCATTTCTCCACATTCGGTTTATAATCGTTCCTTTGTTTTTTCAATCGGGAGCCAAGTTACGCTTTCATTTCAAAAAAAATGTACTCTAAAACCAATATCAATTTTTGTTGATGGGGTTAATCTTGGAAAATTTGATGTTGATACTGTTTTTGAAGTAAGTCTTGCAAATAAAAGCCTGCGGTTTGCGTCTTTTTGTACGGACACTTTTGTGAAAAGACTTAAAAATAAGTTATTATAA